The following coding sequences are from one Lolium rigidum isolate FL_2022 chromosome 6, APGP_CSIRO_Lrig_0.1, whole genome shotgun sequence window:
- the LOC124665779 gene encoding uncharacterized protein LOC124665779, with translation MEISFEAWEGVQRHGQDIADRLAQGFTGLLQAAPPQFPWPPAPHKRTMMPFDLDLPVGAARRGKDVFPAAAVAVASVIDIGGRLGQAGVEIGTSVGGAVQHAVRRLPVPFLGPAQIRGARGSNLPSPPAPAGDGMAVDRTVDRCPLEAAAAAAAAATGSAAASTVSGSTNGDDLDEDDDGYGCEIGTLGNFKKSKGTVNMSATYSTRNHDVESSVVARGDLWRLEASRSGSTSGNDSSPLYLVQLGPLLFVRDSTLLLPVHLSKQHLLWYGYDRKNGVHSLCPAIWSKQRRWLMMSMMCLNPIACSFMDVQFPNGQVTYVAGEGITASGFVPLFGGLLQAHGKFPGETRMSYSCKNKRGTRFTPMFQWPDKSLSLGVTQALAWKRSGLMVRPSVQVSLCPTFGGSDPGVRAEVIHSLKEELNVMCGVSCSRHPSAFTALSIGRSKWNGQVGSSGVVVTLETPLNNIGRPSLSVQLNGGFEI, from the exons ATGGAGATCTCCTTCGAGGCGTGGGAGGGCGTGCAGCGCCACGGCCAGGACATCGCGGACCGCCTCGCGCAGGGCTTCACGGGCCTCCTCCAAGCCGCGCCGCCGCAGTTCCCGTGGCCGCCCGCCCCGCACAAGCGGACGATGATGCCCTTCGACCTCGACCTCCCCGTCGGCGCCGCCCGCCGCGGCAAGGACgtcttccccgccgccgccgtcgccgtcgcgtcCGTCATCGACATCGGCGGCAGGCTCGGCCAGGCCGGCGTCGAGATCGGCACCTCCGTCGGCGGGGCCGTGCAGCACGCCGTGCGCCGCCTGCCCGTGCCCTTCCTCGGCCCCGCCCAGATCCGGGGGGCCCGCGGCAGCAACCTGCCTTCTCCCCCCGCCCCCGCCGGCGACGGCATGGCCGTCGATAGAACCGTCGACAGGTGCCCgctcgaggccgccgccgccgcggcggccgcggccacCGGAAGCGCCGCCGCGTCGACCGTCAGCGGTTCTACCAACGGGGACGACTTGGACGAGGATGACGACGGGTATGGCTGCGAAATCGGAACCCTCGGAAACTTTAAGAAGTCCAAG GGCACCGTAAATATGTCAGCGACATACAGCACCAGGAACCACGACGTTGAGAGTTCTGTTGTTGCACGTGGAGACCTCTGGAGGCTAGAGGCATCACGTAGCGGTTCAACTTCTGGAAACGATAGTTCACCCCTCTACCTTGTTCAGTTGGGGCCTTTGCTATTTGTTCGTGACTCTACCCTCCTATTGCCTGTTCATCTGTCAAAGCAACACCTGCTTTGGTATGGTTATGATCGCAAG AATGGAGTGCATTCCCTCTGCCCAGCTATTTGGTCGAAGCAGAGGAGATGGCTAATGATGTCGATGATGTGTCTAAATCCTATAGCCTGT TCCTTCATGGATGTACAGTTCCCTAATGGGCAAGTAACCTACGTTGCTGGAGAGGGAATAACAGCTAGTGGTTTTGTTCCATTATTTGGTGGGTTGCTTCAAGCTCATGGGAAATTTCCAGGAGAAACAAGGATGAGCTATTCTTGCAAG AATAAACGCGGCACAAGGTTCACTCCTATGTTTCAATGGCCTGACAAATCTCTTTCACTTGGAGTTACACAAGCCTTAGCATGGAAAAGATCTGGTCTTATGGTGAGGCCCAGCGTACAAGTCAG TTTATGTCCTACATTTGGAGGAAGTGATCCTGGGGTACGTGCAGAGGTTATCCATTCATTAAAGGAGGAACTGAATGTGATGTGTGGTGTATCTTGCTCAAGACATCCATCAGCTTTTACTGCTCTTTCT ATTGGGCGATCAAAGTGGAATGGACAAGTGGGTAGTTCTGGAGTAGTAGTCACATTGGAAACACCCCTTAACAACATTGGAAGGCCATCATTATCTGTGCAATTGAATGGTGGTTTTGAGATTTGA
- the LOC124663055 gene encoding F-box/FBD/LRR-repeat protein At1g78750-like, whose product MATTGGPDLPRDRISNLPESILVTILSSLRIDEAARCSILCSRWRHLFPSTLLDFEASPSSRRINLVKAVTSILAANPDAPIRSFRTGSLCFGPGDKAALDGWLQDLSNRGVEELFLCFKYTEEDSRRRIPKSLFACSSLKRLDASNGVFPSTTEAAAASLARLREINLSEVKISEDSLQSLISQCPVLERLTVNFMGKFDRLHLRSRSLKVLSSTGNFEELFIDDAPNLEYLLGRFMHQRKVHIKVVHAPKLEFLARLGMSNTIDIGETSFKEELIHVKTLMPSVKTLSVKLNHDEKGYMEEGYVEWLMQLLKLCPCLEALYIKSSSWSRACDTSSGSWETQRSVPCIDNHLQKVVIEVYRGHEWQRDMAKFLHGRSRFLKTMEFHCMDDGTGTKEGFGKPPSEEWVREQKELLCLDSRAARDTRFLFFKRQLVDNHHEVCHDERYQRDYYRDLYDV is encoded by the exons ATGGCGACCACCGGCGGCCCCGATCTTCCACGCGACCGCATCAGCAACCTCCCGGAAAGCATCCTCGTCACCATCCTCTCCAGCCTCCGGATCGACGAAGCTGCGCGGTGTTCAATCCTCTGCTCTCGCTGGCGCCACCTCTTCCCGTCCACCCTGCTCGACTTCGAAGCATCCCCAAGCAGCCGCCGGATCAACCTCGTCAAGGCCGTCACCTCCATCCTCGCCGCCAACCCCGACGCGCCCATACGCTCCTTCAGGACGGGCTCCCTCTGCTTCGGCCCCGGGGACAAGGCGGCCCTCGACGGCTGGCTCCAGGATCTGTCGAACCGTGGGGTCGAAGAACTCTTCCTCTGCTTCAAGTACACCGAGGAGGATAGCCGGCGGCGGATCCCCAAGTCCCTCTTCGCCTGCTCCTCCCTGAAACGCCTGGACGCCTCTAACGGCGTCTTCCCTAGCACcaccgaggccgccgccgcgtcccTCGCCCGCCTCAGAGAGATCAACCTGTCCGAGGTCAAGATCTCCGAGGACTCGCTCCAGTCCCTGATCTCGCAGTGCCCGGTGCTGGAGCGCCTGACCGTCAACTTTATGGGCAAGTTCGACCGCCTCCATCTCCGGTCTCGGAGCCTCAAGGTCCTGAGCAGCACCGGCAACTTCGAGGAGCTCTTCATCGACGACGCTCCCAACCTGGAGTACCTACTCGGCAGGTTCATGCACCAAAGAAAGGTGCACATCAAGGTCGTGCACGCGCCCAAGCTGGAGTTCTTAGCCCGCCTCGGCATGTCCAACACGATTGACATCGGAGAAACTAGCTTCAAG GAAGAATTAATCCATGTGAAGACCCTTATGCCAAGTGTAAAGACACTAAGCGTCAAGCTGAACCACGATGAGAAGGGGTACATGGAGGAGGGGTACGTCGAATGGCTTATGCAACTGCTCAAGTTGTGCCCTTGCTTGGAGGCGCTCTACATCAAA TCAAGCAGTTGGTCACGGGCTTGTGATACCTCGTCTGGGTCATGGGAGACGCAGAGATCCGTCCCTTGCATCGACAACCACCTACAGAAGGTGGTGATCGAAGTTTACCGGGGGCATGAGTGGCAGAGGGATATGGCCAAGTTCCTTCACGGGAGGAGCAGGTTCCTCAAGACCATGGAGTTCCACTGCATGGACGATGGCACTGGCACCAAAGAAGGTTTCGGCAAGCCTCCGAGTGAAGAATGGGTCAGGGAGCAGAAGGAGCTCCTTTGCCTCGACAGCCGGGCCGCGAGAGACACTCGTTTCCTCTTCTTCAAGCGTCAGCTGGTGGATAACCATCACGAAGTTTGCCACGACGAACGGTACCAGAGGGACTATTATCGTGACCTGTATGATGTTTAA